The genome window CTGCTTGTGAGAGCCGCTGGAGATTCACCGGTCAATCTTATATTTCTATACAATTTTTTAAAAAGAATTTTTCAAAAATAATATGGGCATCCTTCATTTACCAGTTCCACGAATGTCATGAATGGGATACGAATTAATTGACATCAGTGCCATAGGAAAGCTATTATAAGAGAAACTTTTCAGGAGGACTTGTGATGATTATAATGGACAGAATTGAGCTTGATCCAAGAGTTTGCAATGGAAAGCCTGTGATCAAAGGAACACGAGTTCCTGTTTCTGTTATTTTAGAACAGATAGCAGAAAGTGAGTCTTGGGATATTTTGCTTGCCGGCTATCCGGAATTAAAGAAGGAAGATATTCAGGCAACCTTGCTTTATGCCAAGGCATTTATTGATCACACAGAGATCAGAGCAGCCTGTGCCTGAGTTTCTTAAGCTTTATCTGGATCAAATGTTGCGACTGGATGTAGCTAA of Desulfosarcina sp. BuS5 contains these proteins:
- a CDS encoding DUF433 domain-containing protein encodes the protein MIIMDRIELDPRVCNGKPVIKGTRVPVSVILEQIAESESWDILLAGYPELKKEDIQATLLYAKAFIDHTEIRAACA